A genome region from Methanothrix sp. includes the following:
- a CDS encoding methyltransferase domain-containing protein, whose translation MAKLYAFELSGEHPTVPRSEALSLLRIHAGSFREVAGRERCLLVEADNLDLGVIEQRLAMTHRILEVLTVCDAEPESVEQALRSLDLPRRSYRVRASRLGECAIKSHDLERLAGGVLHAMGYRADLENPKLDIRAIISCNKVVFGYEVAKPDRGGFERRRPHLKPFFYPGVLMPRMARALVNISMIRPGEMLLDPFSGTAGILVEACLIGIRGVGVDVQEKLNRGARANLEGMEADLVLGDARSLPFKNSSVDAVVTDTPYGRSAVIKARSKDEILSRSFEEIHRVLRAGRRAVIVTDRPVENMLRSRGFRIAELHSDRVHRSLTRYVHVCEKPADF comes from the coding sequence GCTTTCGCTCCTCAGAATCCATGCTGGATCCTTCAGAGAGGTGGCTGGAAGAGAGCGCTGTCTGCTTGTTGAAGCAGATAATCTCGATCTTGGGGTTATAGAGCAAAGGCTCGCGATGACCCACAGGATCCTTGAGGTCCTCACAGTCTGCGATGCAGAACCTGAAAGCGTGGAGCAGGCTCTCCGCTCGCTTGATCTCCCCAGACGGAGCTACAGGGTGAGGGCCAGCCGTCTCGGAGAATGTGCGATCAAAAGCCACGATCTCGAGCGTCTCGCTGGAGGGGTGCTCCACGCGATGGGCTACAGAGCGGACCTTGAGAATCCGAAGCTGGATATCCGGGCGATCATATCCTGCAATAAGGTTGTCTTCGGATACGAGGTCGCGAAACCCGACAGGGGTGGATTTGAGAGGCGCAGACCGCACCTGAAACCGTTCTTCTACCCGGGGGTTCTGATGCCGCGAATGGCGAGGGCTCTGGTCAACATTTCAATGATCAGACCTGGCGAGATGCTGCTCGACCCGTTCTCCGGAACCGCCGGGATTCTGGTCGAGGCCTGCCTCATAGGCATCAGGGGCGTGGGTGTGGATGTGCAGGAGAAGCTGAACAGGGGCGCCAGGGCGAACCTGGAGGGCATGGAGGCGGATCTGGTGCTCGGGGACGCCAGGTCTCTGCCGTTTAAAAATTCCTCTGTGGATGCAGTGGTCACCGATACGCCCTACGGCAGATCCGCGGTGATAAAGGCACGCTCGAAAGATGAGATCCTCTCGAGGAGCTTCGAGGAGATTCACAGGGTTCTCAGAGCTGGAAGGCGTGCCGTGATCGTCACAGACCGTCCTGTGGAGAATATGCTGAGATCGAGGGGGTTTAGAATAGCGGAGCTCCACAGCGACAGGGTTCACAGGAGCCTGACGAGATACGTTCACGTGTGCGAGAAACCTGCGGACTTTTGA